A stretch of DNA from Rathayibacter sp. VKM Ac-2762:
CAGGCGAGTGCGGTGATCACGGTCGTGCGGTTCATCGGCGTCGTCCTTGGCGTCGTGGTGGGCCGCTTCTCGTGGAGGCGGCGGGAACTGATTCGAGCCTAGGGCGCCGAGCCCGTCAACGCCCTGGGTCGTTCCTTGGGTTCAGCTATGAAGTACCGTGCAGCCATGCCCTGGGGACGCCTCTACTTCGCCGTGCAGGCCCTCGGCGGCGCGGCCTGGTGGGTCGCCGTGGCGCTCGTCCCCGCCGTGCGGATCGCGACGCTCGGCAGCCTCGATCCCGTCCCTGTCGCGGCTCTCGACCTCCCGCTGTTCGTCGGCGCCTCCGCTCTGGCCGCGGCCGGGATCCGCTGGGCGGCCGTCACCGCGACGGCCTGGACGCTCCTCGTCGCGGTCGCCCTGGCCGTCTGGGCCACCCTGACGGGGGAGGCGGGCTGGGGCGTCGTCGCGATGCTCGCCGCGGCGGGCGGCTCCGTCGTGGCGGCGTGCCTGCTCCTGCTCGGCCGGGTGCCCACGCGCTGGATCGCCTCCGGTCCCTTCACCTTCCGCGTCGCGACCGCCGGCCGCCGGCCCGGATCGCACCTCGCCGCGACCCTCGGGCAGATCGCGGTGTTCTGGGGAGGCGCGCTGGTCGTCATCCCGCTGGTGATCGCCGCGCTGGAGGAGCGCTGGGGCGTGAGCCTCGGAGCGGCGCCGCCCGCGGTCGTCGGCGTCGGCGTCCTGCTGCTGGTCGCGGCGAGCGCGCTCGGGATCTGGTCGGGGCTCACGATGTCGCTCCTCGGCGACGGCACGCCGCTGCCGATCGCGATGACCAACCGGCTGGTGATCGCCGGCCCCTACCGCTGGGTCCGCAACCCGATGGCGGTCGCCGGCATCGTGCAGGGAGCGGCGGTCGGGCTGCTGCTCTCGTCGTGGCTGGTCGTGCTGTACGCGCTCCTCGGCGCCGTCGTCTGGAACCGGGCCGTGCGCCCGCTGGAGGAGGCGGACCTCGCCGTCCGCTTCGGCGCCGACTTCGAGCGCTACCGCTCGCGCGTCCGCTGCTGGGTGCCCCGCCGCCCGGAGCCGCTGCCGCGCCGGGGGTAGCCGCTGCCGCGGCGCGCTCGCCGAGGCGTCCGCTACCGCCGGGACACCGCCGCCAGGCCGGCGTCTCGCCGAGGAGGGCGGTGTCTCGAGGCGCCGGACGCGCCTCTCGCGACGGCGACGCGCCTCGCCCGCCGACCCCGTCACTCCGCGGTGCGCCCGCGCCCCACCACCGCGGCGACCAGCCCCGCCGACACCGCGGCCAGCGCGACCAGAACCCCGCCCACGCCGAGCAGTCCCGCCACGAGCGGAGTCGCGAGCGCCAGCGCGACACCGGGGAGCGCCAGGCGCGCGGGCATCGGCTGGTGCTCGCCGAGCGGCGCGTGCACCGCCCACAGGGTCAGGACGAAGACCGCGACCGGGACCGCGACGGCCGCGCCGATCACCGTGTCGGACGCCTCGAGGTGGCCCGCGGTCGCGGCGACGGCCGCCTCCAGCCCGGATCCCAGCGCCGCGAGGGCCGCGAACGCCGCGAAGTGCGCGTAGCCCCAGCGGTAGGAGAGGCCGCGCCGCCGCTCCAGCAGCTCGCCGGAGGGATGCGAGAACGACAGCCACCACAGCGCGAACACGATCACCAGCCCGCAGGCCGCGACCAGCACGAGCGAGGTGCTGACGCCCGCCTCCGTCACCGCGCGCTGCACGCCCATCACCGCCGCGAGGACGCCCTCGCCGAGCAGGATGATCGTGAACAGCCCGTACCGCTCGGCGACGTGGTGCGGATGCCAGTTCGCATCCCCCGCCCGCTGCGCCCAGAGGGGCACCGCCAGCTCGCAGACGACCAGGAGCAGGAAGCTCACCACTCCGACCTCCTCGGGCAGGAGCAGCCGCAGCAGCCAGCCGACCTGCACGATCGAGAAGCCGACGGCGTTGCGCACGGCGGAGGTGCGGTGCTCCGGAGTGGACACGGCGACGCGGATCCACTGGCTCACCAGCGCGAACCGCATGATCGCGTAGCCGATGGTGATCGCCCGGTAGTCGCCCTCCTCGAAGCCGGCCGGCACTCCCGCCGCGAGCACCAGGACGCCGGCCATCTGGGCGAGGGTCAGCAGCCGGTACGGCACATCGTCGGTGTCGTACCCGGACGCGAACCAGGTGAAGTTCATCCACGCCCACCAGATCGCGAAGAACACCATGCCGAAGGGGAGGAGCCCCTCGGCGAGGTGCCCCTCCTCGGTGGCGTGGGCGAGCTGCTGGGCGATCTGCGCGATCGCGACGACGAAGGTCAGGTCGACGAGCAGCTCGAGCGGACTCGAGACGCGGTGCGCCTCGTCGATCGCGCGCGGCTGCATCCGCACGCGGAGGGGGTGCGCGGGGGAGGCGGGCATGCGCTCATCCTGCACCCGGAGGGCCGCTGCGCGAGTGCCGCGCCCGCCTCCCGCGACCCTCGGCGCCCGCCCTCGCACCGAGTGTCCAGAAGTCGTCGCACTCGAGCGCGAGCGCGACGACCATCGGACACTCGCGGTCGGCCGGACCTCGCGGGGCCGGGCTCGCACTCGCCGGGTACGTCGCAGCCGCGCCCCGCCCCGGCCCGCGCAGGGCCCCCGCCTACGATGGGTCGGGATGTCCCCCGAATCCGCGCTCGCCGCCCCGACCCGCGCGTCCCCGGGCGCCCGGCGGTCGCGGCGCGGGCCGCTCCTCGGGCTCGCCCTGGTCGCCGTCCTCGTGGCGACGCGCCTGCTCGCCCCGGACGCGGCGGGCGACGCCCTCTCGGACGCGGTGCGCGACTTCCTCACCCTCTCGATCAGCGTCGTCATCGAGTCGCTGCCGTTCGTGTTCCTCGGCATCGTCCTCTCGATCGCGGTGCAGCTGTGGGTGCCCGAGGCCG
This window harbors:
- a CDS encoding methyltransferase; its protein translation is MPWGRLYFAVQALGGAAWWVAVALVPAVRIATLGSLDPVPVAALDLPLFVGASALAAAGIRWAAVTATAWTLLVAVALAVWATLTGEAGWGVVAMLAAAGGSVVAACLLLLGRVPTRWIASGPFTFRVATAGRRPGSHLAATLGQIAVFWGGALVVIPLVIAALEERWGVSLGAAPPAVVGVGVLLLVAASALGIWSGLTMSLLGDGTPLPIAMTNRLVIAGPYRWVRNPMAVAGIVQGAAVGLLLSSWLVVLYALLGAVVWNRAVRPLEEADLAVRFGADFERYRSRVRCWVPRRPEPLPRRG
- a CDS encoding low temperature requirement protein A, whose amino-acid sequence is MPASPAHPLRVRMQPRAIDEAHRVSSPLELLVDLTFVVAIAQIAQQLAHATEEGHLAEGLLPFGMVFFAIWWAWMNFTWFASGYDTDDVPYRLLTLAQMAGVLVLAAGVPAGFEEGDYRAITIGYAIMRFALVSQWIRVAVSTPEHRTSAVRNAVGFSIVQVGWLLRLLLPEEVGVVSFLLLVVCELAVPLWAQRAGDANWHPHHVAERYGLFTIILLGEGVLAAVMGVQRAVTEAGVSTSLVLVAACGLVIVFALWWLSFSHPSGELLERRRGLSYRWGYAHFAAFAALAALGSGLEAAVAATAGHLEASDTVIGAAVAVPVAVFVLTLWAVHAPLGEHQPMPARLALPGVALALATPLVAGLLGVGGVLVALAAVSAGLVAAVVGRGRTAE